TTTCAAAGGGCATTTTAGTCAATACCCCTATTTCTGGTGGAAGATATGTTTATTCTGCGGCCGTACTAGCAGGTGACCAGGTAAAAATTGATGATTATAAGAAGGACATACGTAAAGGGACAAATACTGCCAAGCTTGTTACAGAAGGAGGGCTTGCTTCAGTACTTTCATTAACTCCAGCATTAAAGTTGCGTTACGAGATTGAACCTGGTTCAGGGAAGATTACTCCTGTTACCATAAATGATTTTACTCGAACGGTAAATATACTACGTGATAAAACAAGCAATTGGAAATTTCACGCAGTTATAGCGTTCGCTAAAGATGACTCTGAGGCTGCAAGTTTTCGTAAACAAATTAAAGATGTTATCTCTGACAAGCAATATGAAAATATTGTTTTTATAGATGCACTTTCGACTCCTTTAGGTTTGGAAAGTTTTGACCAGTACGTGGATTATTCTGCTATGGCGATGTATTATAACGGGAATAACAACTCTGAATCTAAGGAAAATACCGACAAGGCAAAAAGAGTATTAGACCAAGATTGGAAGAACCGCATTTATAATGGACAATTCATAGTGTACACATACTCTAATCAAGAGGGTGAAAAATTTGGTAATGCTCAAGGTGTTGCAAGTATTCTTCAGTCTATTGTTACTAGACGTTTTCCATTTGCTTTTGACTTCATCAAAGGGCTAACTGAAAATCAACTTAAACTGACTCCAGCTATAAAACAAAGTGCAAAGTCTGGTATTACTGAAAATACGAGCGGAGTTGTTGTTGGAATAGAAAAGCACATTTTGCCTACCGTTTGGAAAACTGAGAAATACTGGGATGTTCAGACCTCTCTTCCAATTTCTAAGATTAAAGTAGAAACTGACAAATTGATAAATAAGGCTTTCGATAGAGATGGCCAGGTACCCATTGGTGAAATATATGATTTTTTAGAAAGCCAGTATGGTTTTGCCCAATGTAATTTGTCTGCATTTATAGCAGGCTTCTTGTTAAAAGAGTACAGTATTGAACCATTCCGGTATAGTGATTCTACTGGCAGTCATGAAACAATGACGCATGATAAACTTGCTGAGATGATAGGGAATTATGTTGGTAAATTACCGAAGCCAACATATGTTGTGAAAATGACCCCTGAAGAAATGGCTTTTTATGAGTTGACTGAGAAAGCTTGGAATATTCCATCCAACACATGTTCTTCCTCTGGACAAGCAGTACGTATGTTAAGCTCTAGGATGAAAGCCTTACAGTTGCCAGTATGGTGCTTATCTGAGGTTGATGAAAATGGAATATTTAATGTTGTCCAAAAGTATATTGATTTTGTGCAAAAAGAAGGCAACGAAGCCCACAAATTAGCTATTGAAATAGGGAAATTCTCGATAAGTAATAAAAATCTTGCTGAACAATTGTCTATACTTATCACTAGCGAAAATTGTCAAAAGGGTATGCGAAAGTTTCTCGCTTCATTTGAAAGTGGGAAAATTTTAGCCCTAGCAAAAGAGATAATTGTGGATGAAAATGTTGTTCTTGCAGATATTCGTGAGTTATTTGATGTAAAACATTCTTGCCTTTGGGATCAAGGGACTGGTGAATATGAAATCCGCAAGTTGCTAATTGATTATAGTATTGTCAAAGAAACAAACACTATACTTAATAGTAACGCTCATTCACTGTCTGAAGCATACAAAGAGTGGCGTGATAAGTTAAGGTTTATTGGTATTTCTTATGAAATCTTAAAATCAAAATTCCCTTCAATTACACATATTTTGGATGTTTTGCTAAAGATATGTCAACAAACTGAATTATTGACAGAACAACGCAAAACATTTTATTCAGAGATCAAGGCACATGGTGCAGAAATCCGTGAATTGTTAAATAACGACAAAAAGATATTTGCTGAGGTCTATTTACCGTACCTTGAAGATTTAAGTGATAACGATATCAGTGAAATAAAGAGTAAATTAACAACAGGAATGTACGAGTTACCAAAAACTGATTGTAACACTAAAGTTAAATCTGTAGCAGAAGAATTTCGTAAAGGACAACTCAAGACTAAGCTTCATAATCTATGGAAAGCTAAAACTGAAACTAAAGATCCCTACGAGTGGTCTTACCGTTATAAAGTACCAATTTTATGTATGGTTGAAGAAAAAGAGTTTGGAACTGCAAAAAAAGCATTCGAAACTATAAGAAGAAGTTCTCCTAGTGATATTGAAATTAAAGATTCTCTAGACTTTCTTGAATCAACGAATCTTTTTAAGGTTTTGTCAGACGAAAAATCAAGGCAAGAAGTATTTGAGAGAGAAATTATTGGTGAGTATATTAGCCTTCTTTCCAGTGAGAGAGTATTAGGGGCTCTTGAACGCATGTCTATTGAGCCATATGATTGGTATATTAATCCTTCAGTAAAGAACACAATCAGAAATCTTGCTGAGGCGGAATATAATGCAGGCGGAAGTGACAAGGCCTTAAGCAAGATTGATAGTATGGACGATGCGCAGTTAAAACAATATCTTAAACGACTAGTCAAAGACAATATGACTGTGGGAGTTGAGATTATTGCAAGCGAGGGTTAATTTTTATATGTTAAGTAGAGCTGTCGGTAGATTCTTAAAGTCTACAACATATTATCCTTTTTTTATCACAGTTGGTGATGAAAACTATTGTGACATTAAAAACAAACTATCAAATCTTGGATTACATTTTATTAAATTAAGTGACTATTGCAAAGAAGATGATAAGTTACCGGATTTAGATGCTCTATACGAACAGCTTAAAACTACCAATAAAATGTTAGGTGTTAATACAATTGCTATTCTTGGGCTTGGGGAGTATTTAGCTCTTTGCGGAAAAAGTGAAGTAAATAGAGTTTTGACACATTTACAAGCAATGAATACATCTAAAACAAAAGTTGTATTGCTACTACGTGGTGTATCCTCGTATGTAAATAACTTGTGTTCAGATATCCGCTTTGATAGCAGTAGATTTTTTTGTGCGGGTAGCACTGATTGTAATTTATCTATAACAGTGAGTAAGCTTTCTACTTCTTATGGAGTCTTGAAAGGATTCAAGGCTTTGCTTAATGAATTAGAAAATGGGAAACGTGAAAATATTATAGTCAATACAAACATTGATTTAAGTCAGTCGCTTTTTACTAAGCGTGAGAGATCAAATGCTTATGACGAAATTCTGTTTATTCTGGAAAACTTCAGTTTAGCAGAGACTTGTGGGACTAATGAATATTGGTCTGAGCTTTTAAAGGTATTGACAGCGAACGACAATTCCCTTGAGGCTGTTCTTGAAAAATACGGTTTAACTGTTGATCTTGAATTGAACATACATGATAAAATATTTGGTAGAGAATATCGAAATTGGTTGTTTTTTATTGCTCTAAAAATCAATATAGATAGATTGTCGAACAGTTATTTGAGACTTGTGTTAGAGAATACTCATGACTACAAAAATCTAAAACTGAATTTACTTAATTATATTATTAATATATCACATACTGATAAAAAACATAATACTCTCTATTTAGAGAGAAAAGACCTTATTAGAGACTTCCCAGAGCCCGATATTGCTGAATTCATTATAAGAAACCGCAAGAATCTTTCAGAAAGTATTTACAAATTGACGGATAATACCATAGTTGAGCGTGAAGAGATAATAGCTTGGGTATCACAAAATGGTATTATTGAAGAAATCGCTGAAATATATCCCGTGCTTAATACCTATTTGAAAAAGTTTGTATTTAATTGTGGAGATTTATCTGATTTGCTTACGAATTATTTCAGTAATTACAAAGAGCAAAAAGTCTCTAACAAGCTAAATAAAGAGTTTATTGATCAAATTGAGGTGCTTGCTGAAAATCGAATTTATAATCGTTTACCTACGCGCAACGAAATAATTGATAAGTTAGAGAAATCTGACTCACATCTATATTGGCTTGATGCACTTGGCGTGGAGTATCTTTCATTTTTTTCAGAAATGGCGAGAGAATATGGACTTTACATATCTATAAAAATTGCACGTGCTGAACTTCCGACAATAACTTCGATAAATAGAAATTTTTTCGACGACTGGCAAGGAAATAGCAAAGAAAAAGACAACAAACTAGATGATATCAAACATAGCGATGAAGGTGGTTATAATTACGATAACAACGTTTTACCAATACATCTTGCAAAAGAATTAGAAATAATTGAGACGGTTATCAAAAAAGCAGCGACAGCACTAAAGCTTAGAAAATTCAAACGTTTTTTAGTAGTTAGTGATCATGGTGCTTCTCGCCTAGCTGTATTAATGAAGAAAGAAGAAAAGTACGAAACTAATACAAAAGGGGAACATTCAGGGCGTTGTTGCAAGTTATTTGAACCTTACGATCTACCTTTTGCTGCCGAAGAAAACGGCTATCTTGTGCTTGCGGATTACGGAAGATTCAAAGGTAGCAGAGCTGCAAATGTTGAAGTGCATGGCGGTGCTGCACTAGAAGAAGTGATTGTCCCTATTATTGAATTAACACTAAAAGATGATAGCGGTGTGGTAGTAGAATTAGATGACAGCAAACTTATAACTGTAGACTATAGAACTGGTACAGAAATAATCTTATTCATAAACTATTCACAGGACGAGGTATCTGTGATATTTAACAACAAAAGATACTTTGCGGAACAGATTGATAATAATCACTATAAGGTTGAGCTCACAGATATGAAACGTGCTGGTGAATATCTTGTTGATGTTTACAGTAAAGATAATTTGATTGCTACTATAAGCTTTAAAGCACATGGTAAAAGTGGCAAAATTATTGACGAATTTAATGACTTATTTTAAAGGAAAGATTAATGACTGATAAACTTAGAAATTGTTTCGACGAAATGGTCGTATTCAAAGACCTTAAAAAGAATAATTTTTTTTCATCTCTTAATCTGCCTTCTTTTATGCGAGACTGGTTACTTAAAAAATTTGAGGATGATAATGGGCAGTTTGAAACAGAAGAACTGATTCGGTTTGTTCGCACATACCTTCCAGGTAAAGATGGTTGGACAGCAATTAAGGACCGTATAATTAAAGAAAATGAAAGAGTCAAATTTCTTGCAAAAATATCATCGGACATTGCCATTAAAACTGGCGAAGTTTCATTCTCTCTTCCTGATTTTGGTTTGACAAGTAAAGATACTATTATAGAAGATAATGTTTGGAATGACTGTAAAAATGAATTAGTTCGCGGTCGAGAAACGTGGGGAATGGTTGAACTAGGATACCGAATGGCTGAACCAGAATTAAAACTAACAGGTAAAATCAAGCTGACAAGTTTTAAGTCTTTTTGCCCCTATACTATAGATCTCGAATACTATAAAGATGCACGCCGAGAGTTTGAAACATCCGAATGGTTAGATGTCCTTCTCGGTGCTGTGGATTATAATGCGAGTGGGTACCTTGGAGATGAAGAGCAGAAACTGACAATGCTGACCCGTCTTCTTCCTTTTGTTGAGAAACGTTTGAATCTTATAGAACTTGCACCAAAAGGGACAGGTAAATCATATCTCTTTGGTCGTGTGAGCCGTTTTGGATGGTTATCTTCTGGTGGAGTAATGAGCCGTGCAAAGATGTTTTACGATCAAAATAAACGAACAGAAGGTTTAGTTTCTGGGAACGATTTTGTTGTTCTAGATGAAGTTCAGACTATTTCGTTTACTGATGTTGACGAAATGAGAGCAGCTTTAAAAGGCTATCTTGAATCAGGTGTTTTCACCGTTGGTAACTATGAAGGCAAAGCAGATTCCGGAGTCATCCTTTGTGGAAATATCAAAAAAGAAACTATGGATAGCGATGGTTTTAGTAGCATGTTTGAAGAATTACCGGCAATCTTTCACGAATCAGCACTCATTGAAAGATTCCATGGGTTCATAAAAGGATGGAATATTCCTAGAATGAATGATGATCTCAAAATATCAGGTTGGGCCTTAAACTCAGAATATTTTTGTTCAATATTACACGAATTACGTGAAGATTTAAGCTACCGTGCTATAGTTGATGAACTTATTCATGTGTCTGAAGCTGCTGACACCCGTGATACTGAAGCTGTAAAGCGTATTGCAACTGCATATTTGAAGTTACTTTTTCCTCATGTCCGTGATGCATCTGATATATCAGCAAGTGAGTTTAAAAGGTACTGCCTTGATAGAGCACGTAAAATGCGTGATACTATTAAATATCAGCTCGGACTATTAGATATTGAATACAGAGGTAAAGACATTCCTACATTTAGTGTTAGAGGAGATTAAGAACGTGGAAGACAAAACATGTTATGTGTGCTCAAAAACAATAAATGAAAAAGATGAAATAGGAGTGAATAAAAAGCTTTTGGGAAGAAATGTGGTGAGGTTTTATTGTTATGACTGTTTGGCTGAAAATTTTGAAATTACCACAGAAGAACTTTATGCTAAGATTGAGGAATATAAGTCTCAAGGCTGTAGTCTTTTTGGCTGACTTAAGTAACTTCTTATACTTAAATACGATTCTGAATGTATTATCGTAAATACTATGATAAAATCAGTATTCAATTTATATGTGGGAGCATATTTCATTTTATTAGTATAAAGCCCCACCAAAATGGCAGGGCTTTGAAGAACGTGTAAACAATTAAGCAATATCGAACCTAGTCCTCATTTGGGTACATTATGGTGATGACGGGGTTAGCGTCGTCGCCAGGGCCGATTACAGAAACCAGCTCATGCACACGCTGGGTGCCGCTGTCATGTTTTCCGGCGATATCCCGAACGCTCACTTTGAAGCGGACACCGGCGGCCTGCTTGTTCCTTTCGGCTGCCATCCGCATGCAGAATAAAATATCCCACAAGCGGCCAGTAATATCATCCAACCCTTCATACTCTTCCGGCAGTGCGACACAGCTGTCGTAAACAGCCCTCGTCAGCGCAACCGGAATCTTGAACCCTGCCTGTCTGACAAGCGTCACATGCTCACCTTCTGGCGTATAGTCTGTTACGTCCACAAGAACGCCATCAGCGATAGCGTCAGAGCGGGTATATGAGAAGACAATGTCATCTTTACCAAACATATCTGCTCCTCCCGCAAAGTGTTGCGTGAGAGATTTGCTCAGTCTCGTAACAGCTTTTAATGTCATCCAGATAAGAGCTGAAAGTTACGCAGTATTTGTCTACAAATATCTGCTCATATTCAGATCGATACCTGCGGCCTGAATTATCAAGGTAAGTAATGTCAGGAATGAACCATGAAAGATTAAGCTCGCCAAAAAGCTGACCGGATTCTGTGATTGTCCTTAACGCCTGCTTAATCTGCCTGATGTTATTTTCAGTCAGATTTACAAACGCTTTGACAGTTACGCCTTTGAATAATTCCGGATCGGTCAGAACAGTAAGGATGAGGGTTTTAATGATCGGCTGTTTGTCTGAGCTCATGACAGCCCCCTTACGAGATTGTCAGCGGACTCGTCATCCATAAAGAGCTCTTTGTGCGTGATGTCCATAGTCTCAAAGCTGACGTTGCAGCCAGATAAGTATGAGTAGAATGACACCCCATGCTTATCAACACAGACATGATCACCTTCAGAACTGCATTCTTCGCCTTCGTTATCGAAATAAGTGATATTGGCTCCGAACCATACAAGCGTGAGGCCGATAAATTCGGAACCGGATTTTTCGATAATTTCACGACCTTTGCGTATAAGTTCCAGATGTTCAGGTGTTAGGCTGACGATAGCTTTGACAGGAGCTTCCATCCATAAATCATGCTCGGTTTCGACTGATAGCTCGAAAGTTTTAGCATTATCCATGACAGCCTCCTTATGACGCTATCAGGTCTTTGCTGGCTTCCAGCTCAACCGATTCAATGATCTCTTTGGAAACCTTATACGCCACGTCCACAGACTCCATGATCTGGTCGATGTCGCCTTTGCCCCATCCGAAGAGGTAGCCAAAGGAATATTCGCCGGAATCAATGCCGAAGTGTTCCGCCACGATAAAGGCCGTCATCTCCGCCTCGATCTCTTTAACGCTTTTCAGCTTCTCTTCGTTGCCGACGTGGTTAAGGACGCAGTGAGCAACCTCATGGATGAGGGTTTTCAGTTTCTGCTCCTCGCTTTTGATCTCATTGAGAACAATGGCGCAGCCGTCGGTATAGCCTCCCAGCGGTGCAGTGAGCTTCTGCTGGGATATGCTGTAAGTTCTACCGAATACACTCATAAACCTTTCAAAGAGCTCTGTGTGCCCTCCGAAGTCACTTACGAGCGACGGCACCTTATCCCCATCAGTCTGGCTAATGTCGAATACAGGGACAGATACAAAGCCTGACAGGCGTTCCTGCTGAACGTCAACCTCCAGGCCGGTTTCCTCGTCAATTTCTTTGGATTTGTTTTTCCTGAAGCGTGGCGCAAATATCATAATCGCCTTTTCGCCTTTCCGGACAAACCTTCCGAGCTCATTCCATTTCCGCATTCCGGCAACGTGCGTTGCATATGGGTTATGCTGGTATATGAGCAGTGTATTGACGAAAGAATAGTTTCGGAGCTTGGCCAGAAAGGAGAGATAGTCCTGCAGCATGCCGCTGTTGACGATGTTTTCTATCCCGTCCCTGATCATTTCCCTGAGTTCCATTTTGTTCTTAAACATTGTGTGCCTCCACATGGTTTTTGTGACGGGGCACACTGATAGCCCATGACGGGTGTAGTGTCCCCGTCTGGGTTAAACGATAAACAATTTGATGTCTTAAGCGGTCTTTTGCATTTCGCTCGCTGGCAGTATCTCGTTGAGATATCTTTTGCCGTTTTCGCTGGTGTAAACAACAGCGTTTACAGTCTGCTGCACGTCGAGAAGTACAGTATTTTTTGTCCTCTGTGTGATGACAAAAGGCTCCTGAAATCCTGCAAACATTATTCCGTTGCCGTCTTTTTTTATGATGACAAGATTCTCCATAGTGGAAATATTCCTGTCCGGTTTAGACGATGATGAAGATGTCTGGGCGGATTCGGTCTGCTGAGAGTTTTCAGCATTTGCGGAAACTGGCTGTACCTGATGATCGTGCACGATTATTCTGAGATATCCTCTGGAGTCTGATTCAACAAGGCTGTTGTCTTTAACATCAAACCTTCTTGTGGTCAGCCTGCCTGTGATGGATATGAAGTCTCCGGACTGCGCACTGATTTCAGTAAAAGAGATCAGATAGGCTGCGCTGGAGTCCCCGAATATTTCGACACACAGTGCTGAAGCCGCTTTGCCTTGATAAGACACGCTTTGACATGATTTAACGATACCTGTGAGATTAACCTGATTAAACATAATATACCTCCGTAGTGTAATGATTTGACTGTACACAGGCATATTTCTGTCCCGCTGCAGGGTTAGAAAATGCCCTGCACAGGGTAGGTTAATTCGATACAAGAGAAACAAATGATCGGTGGTGTTCCGACTTGTCCACAAAAAGCGGATCATCCAAAAGGATGTAAATATGTTTAAAGGATATATTAGGTAAGTTTTTATGCAATAAAGCAGTTTGCAATTAAAGGTATAATATTAATAGTAAAAAATAATAAGTTTAAATATTGTTTGCCTTAGGTTAGACTATATAACTGTTTACATATAGCAAATATGGATTTCTTATTCTGAAGTGTAAGTTTATTAATCAACTGTCAAGTATTTGTTTGTGAGGATTTTTTATGAAATGGATAGATTCTTCAGATATTAAAAACTGGGCAAATAAAAGAGATGCACAAGATCTGTTGCCGCTACTTATTAGGAAACTGATACATGCCTCAGTGGATGTTGAATCTATTGATATTCCTGCTGGCAGCTCAGTTTCTACTGGTGGTTGGGATGGTATTGTTAAAACAAATGGACAACACGCTTACGTCCCCTCTGGAGATTCGGTATGGGAATTTGGTGTAGACCAACAGGCAATTAAAAAGGCTGAGAGTGATTACGTAAAAAGAGTCAAAGACCCGCTCACTGAAACTCCAGCAGATACTCATTATGTCTTTGCTTCACCAAGAGCGTTCACGAAGAATAGGACGTGGGCCAAAGATAAATCACAAGACAATGTATGGAAGACAGTTAGAGCTTATAACGCTAGTGATTTAGAGGCATGGTTGAATATTTGCCCATCAGTTTCTAAATGGTTCTCAGCTCAAATTGGTCTTCACTCTGCTGATAAAGTGGAGTCATTAGAGATTTGGTGGGATGAGTGGAGTTCTGTCACCAAGCCGGTAACTTCTACAGAGCTTCTTTTAAATGATAGACAAGAAACTCTTGAGTCTTTTAAGGACTTAATTGCCCAAAGTCGATTTATGTTTTCGATAGAATCAGACTCTCTGGATGAGAGTATTGCTTTTATATATTGTGCAGCGAATTCTCTTGAGCAAACGTTAAGAGACAATTTCTTATCTAAAGCAATTATTATAAGATCAAAAGCTGACTATGACAGTATTGTTAACAACAGCGATAATTGTATTATAATTCCTGTTTTCCCAGAATTTGAAGGCGGTCGCTATGCTCTAGATAAAGGTCATTCATTAATAGTTCCTGTTGGTCAATCAAAAAGTTTTAAAGGAAGTTCTATAACTTTAGAAAGATTAAGTAAAAGTGCTTTTACAAAAGCATTGGAAACGATGGGGCTCATACACCAAAAAGCGTGGCAGATTGCTGCGGATACAAAGAGGTCACTTACTGTATTTCGTCGAATTAATACCGATGGCAAACTTATAAAACCATATTGGTCTTCAGCAGATGTAAAGTTATTAGTTCCTATGTTATTAATTGGAACATTTGACTCAAACAATGAGTCTGATAAGCAAATGGCATCCATGCTATTTGATGCAGACTACGACGAAATAGATAAATTCCTTCAAAATCTATCACTAGGCGAAGATCCTTTTGTACGTAAGATAAGAGGGGTTTGGGAACTCATATCTTTTAGAG
This window of the Denitrovibrio acetiphilus DSM 12809 genome carries:
- a CDS encoding ArdC family protein encodes the protein MLQDYLSFLAKLRNYSFVNTLLIYQHNPYATHVAGMRKWNELGRFVRKGEKAIMIFAPRFRKNKSKEIDEETGLEVDVQQERLSGFVSVPVFDISQTDGDKVPSLVSDFGGHTELFERFMSVFGRTYSISQQKLTAPLGGYTDGCAIVLNEIKSEEQKLKTLIHEVAHCVLNHVGNEEKLKSVKEIEAEMTAFIVAEHFGIDSGEYSFGYLFGWGKGDIDQIMESVDVAYKVSKEIIESVELEASKDLIAS
- a CDS encoding DUF6573 family protein, with product MTLKAVTRLSKSLTQHFAGGADMFGKDDIVFSYTRSDAIADGVLVDVTDYTPEGEHVTLVRQAGFKIPVALTRAVYDSCVALPEEYEGLDDITGRLWDILFCMRMAAERNKQAAGVRFKVSVRDIAGKHDSGTQRVHELVSVIGPGDDANPVITIMYPNED
- the pglZ gene encoding BREX-4 system phosphatase PglZ; amino-acid sequence: MLSRAVGRFLKSTTYYPFFITVGDENYCDIKNKLSNLGLHFIKLSDYCKEDDKLPDLDALYEQLKTTNKMLGVNTIAILGLGEYLALCGKSEVNRVLTHLQAMNTSKTKVVLLLRGVSSYVNNLCSDIRFDSSRFFCAGSTDCNLSITVSKLSTSYGVLKGFKALLNELENGKRENIIVNTNIDLSQSLFTKRERSNAYDEILFILENFSLAETCGTNEYWSELLKVLTANDNSLEAVLEKYGLTVDLELNIHDKIFGREYRNWLFFIALKINIDRLSNSYLRLVLENTHDYKNLKLNLLNYIINISHTDKKHNTLYLERKDLIRDFPEPDIAEFIIRNRKNLSESIYKLTDNTIVEREEIIAWVSQNGIIEEIAEIYPVLNTYLKKFVFNCGDLSDLLTNYFSNYKEQKVSNKLNKEFIDQIEVLAENRIYNRLPTRNEIIDKLEKSDSHLYWLDALGVEYLSFFSEMAREYGLYISIKIARAELPTITSINRNFFDDWQGNSKEKDNKLDDIKHSDEGGYNYDNNVLPIHLAKELEIIETVIKKAATALKLRKFKRFLVVSDHGASRLAVLMKKEEKYETNTKGEHSGRCCKLFEPYDLPFAAEENGYLVLADYGRFKGSRAANVEVHGGAALEEVIVPIIELTLKDDSGVVVELDDSKLITVDYRTGTEIILFINYSQDEVSVIFNNKRYFAEQIDNNHYKVELTDMKRAGEYLVDVYSKDNLIATISFKAHGKSGKIIDEFNDLF
- the brxL gene encoding BREX system Lon protease-like protein BrxL, with the protein product MTDKLRNCFDEMVVFKDLKKNNFFSSLNLPSFMRDWLLKKFEDDNGQFETEELIRFVRTYLPGKDGWTAIKDRIIKENERVKFLAKISSDIAIKTGEVSFSLPDFGLTSKDTIIEDNVWNDCKNELVRGRETWGMVELGYRMAEPELKLTGKIKLTSFKSFCPYTIDLEYYKDARREFETSEWLDVLLGAVDYNASGYLGDEEQKLTMLTRLLPFVEKRLNLIELAPKGTGKSYLFGRVSRFGWLSSGGVMSRAKMFYDQNKRTEGLVSGNDFVVLDEVQTISFTDVDEMRAALKGYLESGVFTVGNYEGKADSGVILCGNIKKETMDSDGFSSMFEELPAIFHESALIERFHGFIKGWNIPRMNDDLKISGWALNSEYFCSILHELREDLSYRAIVDELIHVSEAADTRDTEAVKRIATAYLKLLFPHVRDASDISASEFKRYCLDRARKMRDTIKYQLGLLDIEYRGKDIPTFSVRGD